The proteins below are encoded in one region of Methanofollis aquaemaris:
- a CDS encoding prenyltransferase yields the protein MTAPLALAYSVSRPRFWIYTGGTYVLGYALGMASWKAFFLPAYTLYLLYFFFLANVFIYGVNDRWDRETDRLNQKKGEKEHYLVDAERRDLGTVLLFVAGFSLLLLVSQTPAEKIVFLLFFFLSYFYSAPPLRFKEVPVLDFSSNMLYIMPGIFGYLLAAGTFPPALLVAAGYLHIAAMHLFSAVPDIECDRAAGITTTAVFLGERRSLLLCLLFWSGFAILVMALAGFSLLALPVLLFPAVPLSLLLSRRMRIDAVYWYLPLVNTALGGLAFTAVTLSKAI from the coding sequence GTGACCGCTCCCCTCGCCCTTGCCTATTCGGTCTCCAGGCCGCGGTTCTGGATCTACACCGGCGGCACCTATGTCCTCGGCTACGCCCTGGGGATGGCCTCGTGGAAGGCCTTCTTCCTGCCGGCATACACCCTCTATCTCCTGTACTTCTTCTTTCTGGCAAACGTCTTCATCTACGGCGTCAACGACCGCTGGGACCGGGAGACCGACCGTCTCAACCAGAAGAAGGGGGAGAAGGAACATTATCTCGTCGACGCCGAGCGCCGGGACCTCGGGACGGTCCTCCTCTTCGTCGCCGGGTTCAGCCTCCTCCTCCTCGTCTCGCAGACTCCGGCGGAGAAGATCGTTTTTCTGCTCTTCTTCTTTCTCTCCTACTTCTACAGCGCCCCGCCGCTCAGGTTCAAAGAGGTGCCGGTCCTTGACTTCTCCTCCAACATGCTCTATATCATGCCCGGCATCTTCGGGTATCTCCTGGCCGCGGGGACGTTCCCGCCGGCCCTCCTCGTCGCCGCGGGCTACCTGCACATCGCCGCGATGCACCTCTTCTCGGCGGTGCCCGACATCGAATGCGACCGGGCGGCCGGGATTACCACGACGGCGGTCTTCCTCGGCGAGCGGCGGTCGCTTCTTCTCTGTCTGCTCTTCTGGTCGGGCTTCGCGATCCTGGTGATGGCGCTCGCGGGTTTTTCGCTCCTCGCTCTGCCGGTCCTCCTCTTCCCCGCGGTTCCCCTCTCGCTTCTTCTCTCCAGGAGGATGCGCATTGATGCGGTGTACTGGTACCTCCCGCTCGTCAACACGGCCCTCGGGGGCCTGGCCTTTACGGCCGTCACCCTCTCGAAGGCCATCTAG